In Vicugna pacos chromosome 10, VicPac4, whole genome shotgun sequence, the following proteins share a genomic window:
- the UBTFL1 gene encoding upstream-binding factor 1-like protein 1 encodes MVLPNGQDDWSKEDIVRLLEYMENNVPSDDRHTFKTTQALMDWEKVAFKGYSGETCKLKWLEISYNLRKFRTLSELIVEAKENVNNTYKGRKHKKHPDLPKRPLTAYLRFFKEMRPQYSQKYPKLSNQELTKVLSEEYRKLPEQTKLKYIQDFQKEKQEFDDKLAQFRERHPDLVRNAKKSDVPKRSQVKAERKFQGNVRKVKSPPGNYLSMKRKFPGEPPKPPMNGYHKFHQDLWSSRELQEVSLRERMVEISRRWQRVPQSQKEHYKEQAEQLQKQYKVDLDLWLKSLSPEEYAAYREATYTKRRNMIPPGGSSSKSRRKDLQSPSAENGQEGLGEDQELQAREAESSDSSGENSHDSWRSEENKEDGEEEEGSNSSDHSSGDEDEDSEVDICGSNSSS; translated from the coding sequence ATGGTGTTGCCCAATGGCCAAGATGACTGGTCCAAAGAAGACATTGTGAGGTTACTGGAATATATGGAGAACAACGTTCCATCCGATGACAGGCACACGTTCAAGACAACCCAGGCACTGATGGACTGGGAAAAAGTAGCGTTTAAAGGTTATTCTGGGGAAACGTGCAAACTCAAATGGCTAGAGATTTCTTACAACTTGAGAAAGTTTCGCACTTTGTCAGAGCTAATCGTGGAAGCAAAGGAAAATGTTAACAATACCTATAAAGGCAGAAAACACAAGAAGCATCCTGATTTACCCAAGAGGCCCCTGACAGCTTACCTCCGCTTTTTCAAGGAGATGCGGCCCCAGTACTCCCAAAAATACCCCAAGCTGAGCAACCAGGAGCTGACCAAGGTTCTGTCAGAGGAGTACAGGAAGCTGCCGGAACAGACGAAACTGAAATACATTCAAGATTTCCAGAAGGAGAAACAGGAGTTTGATGATAAACTGGCTCAATTCAGGGAACGCCACCCTGATCTAGTCCGGAATGCCAAGAAGTCTGATGTCCCCAAAAGAAGCCAAGTCAAAGCTGAAAGGAAGTTTCAGGGAAATGTACGAAAGGTGAAGTCTCCCCCAGGAAACTATTTATCCATGAAGAGGAAATTCCCCGGCGAGCCCCCGAAGCCCCCCATGAATGGATATCACAAGTTCCACCAGGATTTGTGGTCGAGCAGGGAGCTTCAGGAGGTGTCCCTGAGGGAGCGCATGGTGGAGATCAGTAGGCGCTGGCAGCGCGTCCCACAGAGCCAGAAGGAGCATTATAAGGAACAGGCTGAGCAGCTGCAGAAACAGTACAAGGTGGACCTTGATCTCTGGCTCAAGAGCCTGTCTCCGGAAGAATATGCTGCTTACAGAGAGGCCACCTATACCAAGCGTAGGAACATGATCCCGCCGGGAGGCTCCAGCTCCAAGAGTAGAAGGAAGGATCTGCAGTCCCCATCAGCAGAGAATGGGCAAGAAGGCCTTGGAGAGGACCAGGAGCTTCAGGCTCGAGAGGCAGAATCATCAGACTCCAGTGGAGAAAATTCTCATGACTCATGGAGatcagaagaaaacaaggaagatggggaagaggaggaaggcagtAACTCCTCAGACCACAGCAGTGGGGATGAAGATGAAGACAGTGAGGTTGACATCTGTGGCTCCAATTCATCTTCCTAA